In Thermococcus gorgonarius, the genomic window TATCTGGTAGGTTATCCCGTTGCTTACCCACTCCAGCTGGGGGAAGCGGTCAACGCCGTCGAAGCTGAAGAAGGGGTTCTTGCTCGTGTTAAGGACGGCGAACCTCTCCCCATCGACCGAGTTCAGGACGATGTAATACTTAACGGGTTCAACAACTGGGATCTCGGCACGCCACATCTCTTTCGAGTTCCACCAGACCTGGAGCCTCATCGTGTAGTTCCCTCTGTCGGTCACGAGGGTGGCAGAGCCTACCGTGCCCCTCTTCACCTCGAACCTTATCACAGTCCTGTTGTCTGCGATGCTCAGGTAAGCTGGATCGCTTGGGTCAAAGTCCACGTAGAAAGCTGCACTTCCCTCAACTATTCTCACCGCGTTCTTTCCGCCGTAGCCATCGTCGACGTAGCCGTCAGCGTCCGGATCGTAGGGCCTTCCTGTGCCGTCGTCGGACATGTCCTTAACCCACTGGCCGTTGATGAAGTACTTGTACTGGTACTTGCCGGGGCCGAGGCAGACGGTTATCGTCCACGTTCCGTTTATCTCCTTCATCGGCCACTCGCCCCAGTCGTTGAAGCTACCGCGCAGGCTGACTGAAGTCACGACCTTGTTTCCGGGGTCGTATGTGAAGGTCACGGGTACTTTACCCGAGGGGCAGCCCTTATCTGAACCTGTGTAAATCGGAGAGTAGTTGCCCTTCGGAGGTTCAAGTCCTCTCTTCGGAGGGGCTGTGATTGTAGTGGTTGGCGATAGGCTTTGGGAAGTTGTGGTTGAGAGAGGAGTTGATGTCGTCGAAGTCCGGGATTGAGACACCGGAGTTCCGGAAGAGGACGTAGTCGTTGGGCTTGTCGTAGGTGCAGTAGAAGTCGTGGTTGGCAAGGTACTTCGGGAAGTTGTGTTCACAAGACTCTCAGTTGATGTCGTAGAAATCTCGGATTGGGTTATGCAGCCGCTAGCTATCGCGGCCAGAACGAGCAGGACGAGCAAGAGGCCAGCTCTTTTCATGCTTTCACCTTAATCACCCTCAGTGATACAGACTTATATGCCTTTCTCAGATCGGGTAGTTCTGGAAGGAAGTGGAGGAGGAAAGACATAACGGAAAGAGTTATAAACCGTTTCCCTCGTTAAGGCTATGAGCTTTGATTGTTTGGAGGTGCGTGAAAATGGCGGAAAGACCACTCGATGTTATCCACAAGTCCCTCGACAAGGACGTGCTCGTGCTCCTGAAGAGAGGAGGAGAGTTCAGGGGAAAGCTCATCGGTTATGATATCCACCTGAATGTTGTCCTCGCCGGTGCCGATTATATCCAGGACGGCGAGGTCGTTAAGAGCTACGGTAAAATTGTCGTAAGGGGAGACAACGTTCTGGCGATTTCCCCCGTTGACATTGAGTGAACCCTCGTGAGGTGATACCATGGGAGCGGGGACGGCACCAAAGGGCAAGCGCAATAGGACTCCGACCCACATAAGGTGCAGGCGCTGCGGTAGGAAGGCCTTCAACGTCAAGAAGGGCTACTGCGCCGCCTGCGGCTTCGGTAGGAGCAGAAGGATGAGGAAATACAGCTGGTCTCACAAGTGGAAAAAGAAGAGGAACCTCTCCTACTGAGCTTTTTTCTTTTCTATTCTCGTACTCAATAGCTTCTCTATCTCATCCCAGAGCCTTTCTGCAAGTTCTCTCTTGCTCATTCTCGGGAGCCTCTTGTGGATGTCCCTGCCGACGAGGATAACTTCGTTTTCATCGCTCCCGAAGGCCTTGAGAGTGTTGGCCACAACTAAATCACTTCCTGCTCTGGATATCTGCTTCCGGGCCTCACTGATCAGCTCTTCTTCATTTAATCCGGTTTCTGCCTTGAATCCTACTAGAAAAACCTCCGGCTGGAGTTCTTTTATCCTGCTGATGATTTTGGGAGTCGGTTCAAGTTCAAGGGTTAGAATCCGGTCGCTCTTGATCTTTACTTTGCTTTTCTCCTTAACTCTAAAATCACTGACCGCTGCGGCCATGACAACAACATCGTACCTCTTTGAACTGAGCTCGGATTCTATGGCGTTCATCATTTCCTCAACGGTGTCCACTTCTATCTGCCTCTCTACGAAGCTTGGAACGCTGCTTCTGGTTCTTATCAGCGTTACCTCCGCCCCCCTCAGTTCGGCCTCCTCCGCCATGGCGACGCCCATTTTGCCGCTACTCGCGTTCGTTATGAACCTTATGGGGTCTATGTACTCTCTCGTTGCTCCAGCTGTGACGAGGACGCGTTTTCCCTTCAGGGGTTTGGGGTGGAGCTTTTTGATGACTCTGTAGACTATCTCATCTATTGACGCGACCTTTGCTTTCCCCTCTTCAAAACGCGGCCCTATGAACTCGATGCCAAGTTTCTTGAGCTTTTCAATGTTCTCTTTTATTATGGGATGGTCGTACATTGTGGAGTGCATCGCAGGGGCTATCATTATCGGCGTGTGAGAAAAAGCAGTTGTCACGACGGTTGTAACGGGTGTGTCGTCTATTCCGTTGGCTATCTTTGAGATCGTGTTTGCCGTTGCTGGACAGACAAGAATTAGGTCGGCTTTGTTCTCATGCTCCCCGGCCAGTTCCACATGCTCGATAAACCCGGTTATCTCTGTAACAACAGGATTTCCAGTTGCGAACTCCATGGCATAAGGATGTATTATCTTGGTCGCGTTTGGCGTCATGACTGCGTGAACCTCAGCACCGTGCCTTATTAGCTCCCTTGCCAGCTTAACGCATTCAACTGCCGCTATGCTCCCAGAAATTGCAAGCACTATCTTTTTTCCAACCAGCTTTCTGCTCTTCGAGGCATGTATAAGTTTGATGTGGTGTAGCATGATATCACCATAGAACAGTGGGGGAAGGACATTTAAAACCTGCCCTGAACTGGCTGTGCTCTCAGGGGAGACTTTACGATTATCTTAATCATGTTGGGGTCATCAACTATCTTGGTGTTTGAGGGGTCCTCCAGGGTAAAGGGGCCAATTTGAGACTTCAGGATGGCTCTAATAACGTCTTCTGAGCACTCTCTTCCCGTTATGATAGTAACCTTTGAGGGGGATCCTCGGGTCAAAGTCAAACTCCATAAAAACAACAACTGGATACCTTGAGTCCCCGATCTCCAGGGGAACCAGAAAGGCCTGATTAATTTTTTCTAGGTGTTTCTCACTATAAACTATGCTTATTTCAACTTTCTCTTTGAGAATCCTTGCAAGATCGAGGAGGGTTTCCTCCATTCCAACATCGGGAACTACAAGTCTGATTGAAAAAGTCTCCCTATCTTCGTTTAGAAAGAGCCAGCGAATAAAAATCCCTTTCTCAA contains:
- a CDS encoding LSm family protein, with translation MAERPLDVIHKSLDKDVLVLLKRGGEFRGKLIGYDIHLNVVLAGADYIQDGEVVKSYGKIVVRGDNVLAISPVDIE
- a CDS encoding 50S ribosomal protein L37e, producing the protein MGAGTAPKGKRNRTPTHIRCRRCGRKAFNVKKGYCAACGFGRSRRMRKYSWSHKWKKKRNLSY
- the coaBC gene encoding bifunctional phosphopantothenoylcysteine decarboxylase/phosphopantothenate--cysteine ligase CoaBC encodes the protein MLHHIKLIHASKSRKLVGKKIVLAISGSIAAVECVKLARELIRHGAEVHAVMTPNATKIIHPYAMEFATGNPVVTEITGFIEHVELAGEHENKADLILVCPATANTISKIANGIDDTPVTTVVTTAFSHTPIMIAPAMHSTMYDHPIIKENIEKLKKLGIEFIGPRFEEGKAKVASIDEIVYRVIKKLHPKPLKGKRVLVTAGATREYIDPIRFITNASSGKMGVAMAEEAELRGAEVTLIRTRSSVPSFVERQIEVDTVEEMMNAIESELSSKRYDVVVMAAAVSDFRVKEKSKVKIKSDRILTLELEPTPKIISRIKELQPEVFLVGFKAETGLNEEELISEARKQISRAGSDLVVANTLKAFGSDENEVILVGRDIHKRLPRMSKRELAERLWDEIEKLLSTRIEKKKAQ